In Mycteria americana isolate JAX WOST 10 ecotype Jacksonville Zoo and Gardens chromosome Z unlocalized genomic scaffold, USCA_MyAme_1.0 Scaffold_18, whole genome shotgun sequence, the following are encoded in one genomic region:
- the ACAA2 gene encoding 3-ketoacyl-CoA thiolase, mitochondrial has protein sequence VKRTPFGTYGGLLKDFTATDLTEHAARAALASGKVSPEIIDSVIAGSVMQSSTGVIYIARHVGLCVGVPALTVNRLCGSGFQSIASGCQEICLNDSEVVLRGGAENMSQVPYAVRNIQFGTRLGEELSLLEETLWEGLTDMHVKIPMAVTAENLAAKYNITREDCDRYAFKTQQRCKAAHDAGYFNAEMAPIEVKMKKGKESMQKDEHPKPQTTLEQLAKLPSIFKKDGIVTAGNASGVCDGAGAVIIASESALKKHSLTPLARVVAYHSAGCDPSIMGIGPVPAITEVLKKAGLTLKDMDLVEVNEAFAPQYLAVEKVLGLDPEKTNVNRCAIAIGHPLGASGSRITVHLIHELRRRGGKYAVGSACIGGGQGIALIIENTA, from the exons GTGAAGCGAACTCCTTTTGGGACCTATGGAGGTTTGCTGAAGGACTTCACAGCCACCGATCTGACAGAACATGCTGCTCGAGCTGCTCTGGCTTCTGGCAAGGTCTCTCCTGAGATCATTGATAGTGTCATTGCCGGTAGTGTCATGCAG AGCTCCACAGGTGTGATTTATATTGCAAGACATGTTGGTTTATGTGTGGGAGTTCCAGCCCTCACTGTCAACAGACTTTGTGGCTCTGGTTTCCAATCCATTGCCAGTGGATGTCAG GAAATTTGCCTTAATGACTCAGAAGTTGTTCTGCGTGGTGGAGCTGAAAATATGAGTCAGGTTCCTTATGCAGTTCGAAACATTCAATTTGGAACCAGATTAGGAGAAGAACTCAGtcta TTGGAAGAAACATTGTGGGAAGGTCTAACAGATATGCATGTTAAAATACCTATGGCAGTTACAGCTGAAAATCTGGCTGCAAAATACAACATCACGCGAGAGGACTGTGACCGATACGCATTCAAAACACAACAGAGATGCAAAGCTG CTCATGATGCTGGTTACTTTAATGCTGAGATGGCACCAattgaagtgaaaatgaaaaaggggaaagaaagtaTGCAAAAGGACGAGCACCCAAAACCCCAGACCACTCTGGAACAACTGGCAAAACTCCCATCTATCTTTAAAAAGGATGGAATTGTGACTGCTGGGAATGCTTCA GGTGTGTGTGATGGAGCTGGTGCAGTCATCATTGCCAGTGAATCAGCACTTAAAAAGCACAGCCTTACTCCTCTGGCAAGAGTAGTAGCCTATCACTCAGCTGGCTGTGACCCTTCCATAATGGGCATTG GCCCTGTACCTGCAATTACTGAGGTTCTGAAGAAAGCAGGATTGACCCTGAAGGACATGGATTTGGTAGAG GTGAATGAGGCATTTGCACCTCAGTATCTAGCTGTTGAAAAAGTTTTGGGCCTTGACCCTGAAAAAACCAATGTCAACAGATGTGCCATCGCTATAGGTCATCCTTTGGGTGCTTCAGGATCACGGATCACAGTTCATCTGATTCATGAATTAAG